CTAGTGTGGTCTTGAATCTACTGTCCACTGTGGGGGGTGGGGGACTGAAAAGACTAAACTGGAAACATATGACTATATCCCCCTCTAATCTGTCACAATTCAGAATATATGTTACAGCCTCGATGTTTCAGTGCAttgcaaatactaaaaaataaacgaGAAAAAATGACCCAATACTGGCGATAGGACCATTTGCAATCAATACTTACTGTCAGTTTGCTGTTGCTTCTAGTTCCGGTGGTggtgaattctttccaaacataagAGGAATAAAGAAGTCACCTCCCCAGCTGTCATCATCTTCCAACAGATTGAGCAAGAATAGTTTGAGCAGTGCAGAAAAGGTGATGTAAACTTTAAGGGAcagtcctgtttttttttttttttttttttttttcctttttgtgtgtTTTCATGTATGTGTGCACATATCTGTGTTCACGGTATTTATTActgaatatctctttttttagacAGTCCATCAAACCCTAGATGATGGTCGGCCATGTGAATTTCTCAAGAAAAGGAATAGGGTGAATGAATGTGATCAGAAAAGCAGGTAAATAGTTTTCATATAAttgctttatcttgcaaaaggcatgtTGCCTGAGTTCTCCAGATTGAATATGTGTCATTGGAAAAAATAGGTCTGAATAAGaaatacacattcatatttttcacCTAGCACAAACGAGTGGACAAGGTGGCGTTACTTGTCAGCTTGCACAGGGGAGGTTCTGGCAGTGTCAGCAAGTCCCTCCGTCACTTTGCTCCATTGGTTTCCTCTACATTAAAGGGCACTATCAGTAGCTGTCTTCTGGGGGTGCAGGTGACAGCTGGTTGTAAACCAAGGTTTTCACTGTACTGGTTGTGGATTCAGAATGGTGGCAATCTTTCATTGCTTTCTCCATCACTCATATTTGTTGAGCATGTTGAGCTGATGGCCGTGATGTTACATACTCCATATTTATTAATGAAGGGTAGCACATTCTTGGTGTGGTTGAAATTGCTGGAGAATGAACCTCTTGAGTTTTCCAGGAAGTATAATTATCTCCCATTTCTAATTTCTATCTTCTGATACAGAAAAGTACTTACTTTGGTTAAATGCTGTATTCTTGATGAATAAATTGAAGTACAGGTATTTTCAACTCTGATGTGAGATTCTGCCTTGGAGCATATTACCCCAGGAAGAATCCAGTGCTAGCTACACTAGTAACACACACAATATTCTTTGTTTGCCTCTGCTTGCCATTCACAAGTCAGCACTAACTCTATTTTTCATTCATATTGAATTATAATGGcatcatataattttatttctattcttttaaatgcATCTTTCCTGAGCATGTTTCCTATAtggaaacaaacaaatgagcttttAGTTTAAACTATAGTTTTTATGTGCTGTACTTTAACATATTTGAATTGGCTTAGAATCACTACCAGTGATTAAACAGTGTAAAATGTGCATTTTACATTATATTTACCTTTAACCTAAAATAAGTCTACAAAAGAAAGCTGTGGGTTTTATTTCTGAACATTTTTAAACTCTATTGACTATTAACAGACTAGGTGGAGAGACCTATAGCAGGTATTCTCCAGACCAATGTTGTTTAAAGCACACACAGTTGATCTAAAATTATGAAACAAGCACTTTGAGAACTGTGACTGTTTTTCTTAAATGCTAGCATTTGGTGTCGAGCAGAATCCACACGGTACTTGGGCACAGGCAGTCCCTAATGTTTCCTGAGCAGATCACTATGCAGAGAACTTTCTGTAAAGCTACTGTTTCTGCAAGGATTCGGAGGCTCTAGGTTTTCTAAGGCCTAGTAATAGCTGAAAAGTATAGCCAGAGGCTTCTTTTGGTTTCTTTAATCATAGCTCAATTAGACATTTTTTGGCTTTATGTGGTAAGAATTGCAGTTTTGTTTTTCACAGCAGTACAAATGCTGGCCCATCTTGGAGCAAAGCCCAACAATCAAGGAAGTCTTCAGGAAAACGGCAGAGTAAATCCCAAGGACCCCATGTTTCCTCCCAGCTGAGAAGCAGCCTCCTGGGGGCCTCCGCCGGAGGCGAGCCCCAGGCCAGCACCCTGGGCTCTAGGTGCAGAGAGGCCTCCGAGAGTACACTGTTTCTTCACTTCCAGTCCATGAAAATTATGAAGGAAGATGTGGAGGAGGACAGTGCGAGTGACCTGTCAGATTCAGAAAGAATTCCCATTCCTCCTTCTCCGCTCTCCCCTCCAGATCTCAAGCTTCGAGCTGAAGAAATCGATCCCATTGACTTTGACCTTCCCCCAGGTCAGGGCCACACCAAGCCAGAGTACCACTATCCTGACTTCCTTCCGTCCCCTTTCAACTCCTGGGACCTGCGGGATATGGCCCTGCTTCTGAATGCAGAGTGCAGAACCACCGATGTGCCCCGGGCGGGGGGAATCCTCGGGAAGTACATCGACAGACTCGTCCAGCTCGAGTGGCTGCAGGACCAGACTGTGCAGTGTGAAAAGGCGAAGGCGGCCAAGGCAAGACCTCCTGGGGCCCCTGGGACCTTGGGGGCGCTGAAGAGCCCTGGGAGAAGTAAGCTAATTGCTACTGCCCTGTCCAGGCCACTACCATACCTGGAAGGGGCTTCAAAGTCAGGCCCTTCACAAAAGAAAGGTTGGCACCATGGAGAGGTTCACCCTTCCTGTTACACCTTTGAGACTTCTCCCAGGTCCCCGGATGTACCGAGTAGCACTAGGTTATGTTCCCAGAAGCAAACCCCTGAGACGAGgacggaagaaaagaaaaagagatcaaATAAGAGTAGCAAGCTGCAGCGCTGGGATTTGCCTTACAGTgacagcagccccaagatggaaaCCAGTGGTAACATCCGGATTCCCAGACAGACAGCCATGATTCTGGACTCCGCAGACCCCTGCAAGAGCTCCAGAACACCAGCACATGTACACCTGAAGAAAAAGGGAAATACAAATAACTGTGGCCATGCCACTGTGCCCGGTGAGAAGAAACTCAAAGCAAATGGAGTAAAACAAAAGacatgcaaattaaaataatgatGATCTGCAAAGACAATGGACCTCAATACTGGAGCTCTTCCAAAATTACACTTTATGACTGACGGACAGCATTTTATGACTGACAGCTGAGTGGTTGATTGGCTCTTTAGTCCACCCCACCCCCAGTAGTGTCATTTTCAGTAGTCTGTGTCTTGCAGTGAGACTTTCTTTGCATTGACAGTCTTAGACATTGAGAACCCTTTAGGTAAAAATTAACCAAAGTATGTGCCATATAAAGGGATCACATGGCAGTACTTGGGAAGAGTCAAGGAAACTTCTGGGTGGGACTGATAGGTTGGTGCCCCATTTCCTCTTGCATGTAAGCGTGTAAAACAGGGCTGACTGTTTGAAATGATGTGAAGTCCTAGCATTTGGAACAAGACACTCTCCTGCTTCTGCATAAGCTCTTCAAGTAGAATTTGTATTCATTTTATTCCCAGAGAAGCCTCATTCCTTCTGGGTCAGGGAGTACACAGGTTTCTATTTTGAGCAGTCATTTGTCACTAAATTGCTCGCTCACTAGAGACAACGGCATCTGAAACTTCAGTACTTCTCTCtgacatgggatttttttttttttttaaaggaatcatTGAATTCAGAGGCCGTGGTGAAGTCtcatttctgagttttctaaacagattaaaaataatttgcagATTTTCCAGTTGGAAAGCCAGGGGGTTGAAGCTTGATTTTTATTGTTTGGTGTGGCACCCAAGGGTTTCTGCTGTGGGAGGCTTCCCTGAAGGGAGTCCCCAGGAACAGCCCCTCTTAGAAGTTGGGAACGAAGGGCCTGCAATAACTGAAAATTCATGGGACGTGCTGCGTAGCAGTTACTAAATTACTGACTTGGGACCTAGATTCTGTTGTCCGTAGTCAAAAATAATGATCTATTTCTGTTTGTAAGAGCAAGGTTTTACAATCAGCCTGGGCGTGGGGGCGGGGAGGCCACAGGAAGTGCTGGAGGGAGGAGTGTAGATGAAGTCGCTGGATGTGTTTTCATCATCCAGATCTAGACTTGGTTTCCTGGCTCTTCTACAAGTATCTTCCTTCTCTGGAGTTAAGTGACATCTTGTTCCTATGGTTGTGCTGGGAATTTTCTTTTGATGTTTGTATCTTCAAGACCTTTGGTTGGCAGGTTCTTGATAGTGTGTTTTAATGACTGGACTGTGGTTGATTTTATCCCTTCAAACAATTActgtgtttggtttttttttgttgttgttgttttgtttttacatctGTGTTTCTGTCTTTTCACGTTTGGGGCAAATGAAAAACTTGGCATGTCGTATTTGAACATATAGTGGTttacaaactcttattgcaaatagCACAAAGACAAGACACAATGTGCAGAGGTTAAATAATAAGATATCTTTTTAAAACGTGACTTTAATCATATGAAACAACAGAGGAAAATTTTATAATAGCCTTTTTTTCCTGACTTTTTGTGCAAGTTTTTGCAGATTCTTCACCTCGTGTGCCACCCCACTGGAAAAAGCATGCTGTATGCTACGCTCTTATGCCTGTGTATGCAACCAAAAGATGTACGCATAGTAGGCATTGCTCCCGTAGTCCTCAAATATGTGCTTAACCCTTGTCCTCAGTAGATGCATTGCATTGGAAAAGCATCCCTTATTCTCCTTTCTGTGGTTCCTGAGTGGTGTCCCTTGTGCCCTAGCCTGCCCTGCTCCCCGTGAGCCCAGATCAGTCCACTACGTGTGGTTGCCACCCCTTGTCATTCTTTCTCTGCAAGATTTTTATTCAGCTCTTTATATAAAGTTTCAGGACCaattaatatatgtaatataatatcACACACATGTGTATTTCTTATTCGCACTGAGCGTTCGTGCTAAGCCCCTGCCTTTCCTGAGGTGTGCTCTCCTGGGTATTCTCAGAGACCTAGAGTGGTGAGGTGAAGCTGTTTCCTTTCCTGCCTCCCCTGTGTCTGAGCTGAGGATCGTGTTGATTGAGGATGAAGCAATGCCTCCTGCATTCTTTCCCAGCTCTTTTAACTAGGAGATAGTCAGTTGCTTCCTCTGGAGAATAGTCATATATTCAGACAGTTTTGAAAGCCAAAAAACTGTCTTTCCCtgtttacttttttttgttttgactcAAGTTGGTTATTTTAACCAGTATTATTGGATCAGATCAGAGCTCCTAATGAAGAGTATTAAGATTTTTTCTTAAAGTCAGGTCTATTACAGTACTCACATAAGCACAATTTTAGTTTGATGATCTCTGATACACATatccaacccatctcaatgcactGACTGCTGCAGAAAAGAATCTTGGCACTTCCATGCCGATGGTGTTGGAAAGCTCAACTGTGAACTCACTCGGTTCATCGAATCTTGAATCTGGTGACAGAAGTCTTTGCGTTTTCAAGAAGTGCCTCTCATTTCCGAGGAGTTGTTTACATACACCTTGCATTTAGACCAACTAAAATGATCTGAGGTCAAAACACTCCAAAagagtgtgtgaaaaaatatttccagctTCTACTCAGTGGACAAAGTTgtagaaaaatacaaaaatgggccaCAAAAACCCATCAGATTGTTTAGATTTGGACTATTTTCCAAATCTTTGAATGCCTAAAGGGGCTGAAGGTTTGTCAACAATTTGAAGCGAGTAGAATTGGTGGCCTGACAAAATGTCGGGGAGATGCTGTCATTGGTCTGAAGATAGCTACTAGCTACAAGGAGGAGGTGCATGGCGGTTCTTCAGCCATCTAGGCCACATCCCAGAGAGACCAGAATCGCTGCGTTACATGTATAAATGCCGTCTGTTTCCACTCTCCTTTTTTGCTCATTTACTCAAGTAGTTACATAAAAGTATGAAGCTCTTGGTGGTCCAGCATTTGAAGGTAACAGAGGCAGTATTTATTACTTATTTATGTACATGTTCAGGACACTCTTTTAAACGGCCTGGAAATATTCAGCATGTTTCATTGGTATCATAATGATTGTATGTTTGATTTTGTACAGAACCAAATTCATGTAAGTTTTTGtgaactcatatttttttccttccttgagATCAATTAAACAGCAGAAAAATATTATCTGGGCTTTTGGGGTGTGGTTTTGTCTAGCTCTATATGCTGTTTGGTTTCTAAGTTTGTCTTTAGTTTCTCCTTGGTGATTTCCAAGAAGTGCTTCAGCCGGACTTCCATTCGATCCTATCCCCATACCGAGCGATGACCTGACTAGCTATCCGCTGCTAGGTCCATGGGAGGAGCACCTCTCAAGTGGCGAGACCTTGGTATCCTTATTACCCAAAGATGTCGAGGAGTGTGGGAGAAGGGTGCAGATTTAGTGAGTGTGAAATTAAAGTGGCATGTGGTGGGATGAATCCCACCATAGCCCTCCTTGGCACAGACAACAGCAGATGGTTTGGGGCTGTTGCTGTTTTACCATCATCCACAAGGGGGAGACTAAAGCTTTTTGGATGGTCATGGATTTGTCTGTCCTGTCAGTGCCTTCTGGTCAAGTAAGGAGGTTTGTCcgggaatgagagagagagagagagaaggaatgaCTTCAGTCACAGACCAGGTGCTTTACTTAGCTCTGCTCTGCCTTCAGAAGAGAAACTGGTTTATTCTATGTAGTTAAGTGCTGTGGAGGATTCTCTTTCATTCACTGAACAGTCCCAGATCCTAAAAGACACCATATCTAGGGTAAAATAATGCTCAGCAAAGTCACAAAAATCACTAATTCATAAAAATATTCATAGAGACCCCTGTTTCATAAAACCTAATTTAAATATTCCTATACTCAGCAATATAATATATAAGGAATTAATTGTCATAACACTGTAAAATACATAAGGAATTTAAAAATGGGATTCTTCTGAATATGATTACAATTGTTCTAGCTTGAACGGTTTTTTAGAGCAGTGGAGCTCAGGAAGGGCGACACTCAGGTGTGGATTCTTGGTGCTAAACACCTCAAACtccaggggaggggctcagaagcacTGGACGGCAGGCGTCAGTTCAGCCTTGCAGAGTCTGTGACTCCCTTTCAACATGCCCAGGGGCTCCTTAGAATGCAGAGGGGCTGCGGACTGGGGACATATCTCAGTggctgagcacttgcctagcgcgcaaagccctgggttcaatcctcaaccctGGGGCCAGGGGACACTGAAATCCAGATGGACTGGGTTTGGGGGAGGGGCTCACAGACCCTCTCCGACCCTCTCCTGCTGTCTTTCCCCTGCTCTCCCTTCTCTAAGAAACAACTAGAACCCCTCGCCCCCAACCCAGTCATAAACCTGGGAATATTCCCCTACCTTTCTGTGTGAGAGCTGGCATTAgaatgtgacctcattcagagtgTGTCCTTGTCCCACACCTGGGAGGGGAAAGACTGGCCGGGAACAGAGCCTGCTGGGTGCCCGCAGTCTCCCCAGGTACCCATGTGGTCCCATCACGGTCCACACGCTGTCCGTGTGCATCACACCTCAGCGCAAACATAAACAGGCTTCCCTGGACCATCCGGTCTTCAATGCTGAAGCCTCCAGAACATCCATCAAATGAACTTTTTATGCTTTTCTCTTGTTAACCTGTCTTTTCCAGGAATGTCGGCTTGGCTCTTAGGATGAGTAGGGAGAGTTGCCACCTCTCACCCCGTGGGAGACAGCTCATGATGCTCATTAACTTCCACTAATCTAAAGCATGGTTTCGAGCCCGTGAGCCCCTCCCCAAAACCCAGTCCATCTGGATTTCAGTGTCCCCCCACTCCagggttgaggattgaacccaggcaagtgctctgccacggaGATATGTCCCCAACCCCCGACTCCCTCCGCATTCTAAGGAGCCCCTGGGCATGTGGAAAAGGGGGTCACAGACCTCTGCAAGGCTGAACTGACTGCTTGCTGTCCAGTGCTTTAAAGTGGCACCCCACCCACGGCCTGGCACACTGGGGCTGCTAAGGAAATCATCAGCTGACCTGGGTGATTTCCTCCAGGGCCTCAAGGTGCTGGCTGGCTGTTAGCTGTACCACTGATCCCCAGTGTGAGAAACTGTGGCCTCTGTTGACCTCCTGCAGGTGGTAGCTCGGAGTTGAGCTTTCTTGGGACACCACCTGGTGCTTGCACTCACCGTCTCACTCTCTTAAAGTCCAGCCTGGAGGAGTCTCACTCTGCCTCTGTCCCTTTCAGGGCTTCACCATTTTAGCAGGTGTAGAAGGCCTCCCCGCCTGTCCTAGGGCTGTTCTCGGCTCTCCTCCAGAGAGGCCTGCATTGACCCAGCAAACGAAAGAAGATAAGGCTCAGTTTTTTGGGGGTGTTTTCAATTTTCTAAATACTGGAAAGAAATGCTTTTTATGTATAGCATGCCAAGTTTCACGGAAGACGTTCTGATCTTTAAAGGAAATGCATCTTTGGGTCAGCCGAGAGCTGCTATGAGATCAGCTACACTCCCTCTTGGACCCCTCCCCACCACCCTCTCCCTGTGTGCGGCCTTCTTCCCTAAAGAGGCATAAAAATGTTTGTAGGTCAATGACTGAGGAGAGCCGGGTAGCTCCTTACCAGTGTCATCCCTGTGGAAAGATGCATGCGAGAAGTGAGAAAGACTTGGGCCTGCTCTCTCTGGCAGGCGTGACTGCAATGCAAAATGTTCAAACGTACAGAAAAGTTGAAGGGGCCCAGTGAACAACCACAGGCCCTGTGGATCTCCAACAGCTCCCGTCAGTGTCCACCTGCCTCACCCGTCCCTCTTTGCACCAGTCCATCCCTCTGCAGCCTCTTCCAGGCGCCTGCCTCCCTCAGGTGAGTCTGCTCTCCGTCACCCTGCAGCACCTCCACCAGGTAGCTGATAGCTGTCATGTGCCTGTATGACAGCTGGGACTTGCAGGGCCGCTTGGCCGCTACCAATGAAAAGAAGAGACCCTTCTCCAGACTGTTCTGAGGAGTTCATCTTCAGATGTACTGGGTGGACCTCAGGGAAGTCTTAACTCAGGAGGTTTGAGCAGAAACCATTTCCACTCAGGATCTGCCTTGCTGGTCCATCCCTGGGTTCCCTCTCGGGGCCTTTCCTTCCAGCCTCTTCAGTTTAAAATTCCAAGGTCAACCTTGATGGAAACCAAGCCTGCACACTCTGTCTGGGGAAGGCTAGTGGTTAGCTTGCCGTCTGCTTCCCCTCCCACAGAGCTGAGGGAGCAGGTCAGGGCCAGGGTTCCCTGGGGTCCTCTGCTCCTCACTCTGCTGCACTCAGGGCCTCCAAGGCTGGGACAGAAAGGAGAGACCAGGCCTGAGGCTGGGCTCCTCTGTCCTCCCCAGCTGTTGGTGCTGCTTGCCCACATGCAGAGGTACCCAAGTGCCAAATGCCAGCTGCTCTGTGTGGGGCCCTGTCCTTCACCACCCAGCAGCAGGAACACAGGGGAGTCAGGAAGGGGGTGCATGACCAGCTCTTAAGTGTTTAC
This region of Callospermophilus lateralis isolate mCalLat2 chromosome 3, mCalLat2.hap1, whole genome shotgun sequence genomic DNA includes:
- the Fam217b gene encoding protein FAM217B, giving the protein MARPSGCNSSGRNFPARLRPAPRDAAAGGPRQPSASEPRARHAAAPAAARRSPSPARRRSQWAAASSRAPSGRGIGLINFCPRLPRLCACRSHWCLHKPRRRKVHAAGPRISGSGGGEFFPNIRGIKKSPPQLSSSSNRLSKNSLSSAEKTVHQTLDDGRPCEFLKKRNRVNECDQKSSSTNAGPSWSKAQQSRKSSGKRQSKSQGPHVSSQLRSSLLGASAGGEPQASTLGSRCREASESTLFLHFQSMKIMKEDVEEDSASDLSDSERIPIPPSPLSPPDLKLRAEEIDPIDFDLPPGQGHTKPEYHYPDFLPSPFNSWDLRDMALLLNAECRTTDVPRAGGILGKYIDRLVQLEWLQDQTVQCEKAKAAKARPPGAPGTLGALKSPGRSKLIATALSRPLPYLEGASKSGPSQKKGWHHGEVHPSCYTFETSPRSPDVPSSTRLCSQKQTPETRTEEKKKRSNKSSKLQRWDLPYSDSSPKMETSGNIRIPRQTAMILDSADPCKSSRTPAHVHLKKKGNTNNCGHATVPGEKKLKANGVKQKTCKLK